From the Verrucomicrobiota bacterium genome, one window contains:
- a CDS encoding ferredoxin — translation MADVANRYPQNVPGRFYVDDQCIDCDLCRETAPANFTRDDDGGHSYVFKQPASPDEEGLCKEAMEGCPVEAIGNDGE, via the coding sequence ATGGCCGACGTTGCAAACAGATACCCGCAAAATGTGCCGGGACGTTTCTATGTGGATGACCAGTGCATCGACTGTGACCTTTGCCGGGAAACCGCTCCCGCCAATTTCACTCGCGACGATGACGGCGGTCACTCGTACGTCTTCAAGCAGCCGGCCTCTCCCGATGAAGAGGGCCTTTGCAAGGAGGCGATGGAGGGCTGCCCCGTCGAGGCGATCGGAAACGACGGTGAGTGA